One stretch of Priestia megaterium DNA includes these proteins:
- a CDS encoding GAF domain-containing sensor histidine kinase — translation MEERNINEKAVWDVLQMASEVVGSRTLFVGIFDEQFSVMKAFNKEGGSLVEDGLTLPLELAVCNLVTCDEPLVIPNTKRDVRTSNLAIIDGARVGSYLGTPIVLEDGRMFGTLCAVDPDPYQFSESEIQGLNRLAGILSHIIYKNQAAVLPKIEEKILQLDKLALVGQLAAGLAHEIRNPMQSVRGFIQFLFNENEQAEPFQKIVLDELDRMNELINNFLLVTQPTAPKKEIVSILEVIHDTVAFLKSEAALYNVEMNVRIEGAIPLVSIDPAQMRQVFMNLLKNAIEAMEKKKRGEVNLIIKQWEGWALIDIQDTGSGIPLSIINKVGNPFFSTKDGTGMGLGLSICKTIINEHNGKLAIESDENGTVVRVKLPLTL, via the coding sequence ATGGAAGAGAGGAACATCAATGAAAAAGCCGTTTGGGATGTATTGCAGATGGCTAGCGAAGTAGTCGGAAGCAGGACGCTGTTTGTAGGGATTTTCGACGAACAATTTTCAGTTATGAAAGCCTTTAATAAAGAAGGGGGAAGCCTTGTAGAGGATGGACTGACGCTGCCGTTAGAGCTTGCGGTATGCAACTTAGTCACGTGTGATGAACCCCTTGTTATTCCCAATACAAAACGCGATGTTAGAACGTCTAATTTAGCCATCATTGATGGTGCCCGGGTAGGTTCTTATTTAGGAACGCCTATTGTGCTAGAAGACGGGAGAATGTTTGGTACCTTATGCGCGGTCGATCCGGATCCTTATCAGTTTAGCGAAAGTGAAATTCAAGGGTTAAACCGGCTGGCTGGTATTTTGTCTCATATTATTTATAAAAATCAAGCGGCTGTTTTGCCGAAAATTGAAGAGAAAATTCTGCAGCTTGATAAACTAGCGCTCGTAGGGCAGCTAGCAGCAGGGTTAGCGCATGAGATTCGAAACCCGATGCAGTCGGTGCGCGGTTTTATTCAATTTTTATTTAATGAAAATGAACAGGCAGAGCCTTTTCAAAAAATTGTTCTTGATGAACTGGATCGTATGAATGAACTCATTAACAACTTCTTGCTTGTCACGCAGCCAACAGCGCCTAAAAAAGAAATCGTATCGATTTTAGAAGTTATTCATGATACGGTTGCTTTTTTGAAAAGTGAAGCTGCGCTGTATAATGTCGAAATGAACGTAAGAATAGAAGGAGCCATTCCGCTTGTATCAATCGATCCTGCTCAAATGAGACAAGTGTTTATGAATCTTTTGAAAAACGCCATTGAAGCAATGGAGAAAAAGAAACGCGGCGAAGTAAATCTAATCATCAAACAATGGGAAGGTTGGGCTCTTATTGACATTCAAGATACCGGCTCTGGCATTCCGCTATCCATTATTAATAAAGTAGGAAATCCATTTTTCTCAACAAAAGATGGAACAGGCATGGGGTTAGGGCTTTCTATTTGTAAAACAATCATCAACGAGCATAACGGTAAGCTTGCGATTGAAAGTGATGAGAACGGGACAGTGGTGAGGGTGAAGCTGCCTTTGACGCTTTAA
- a CDS encoding YunG family protein produces MNSLKKALHQSWSIHSSTKWTADNPSKGQCGVTALVVQDLKGGDILKTPCKAGWHFYNQLDEQRCDFTQEQFREPLHYADILSSREEAFMDTNKEQYEALKKKVMTYFIHKNSL; encoded by the coding sequence ATGAATAGTTTAAAGAAAGCCCTGCACCAATCGTGGTCAATTCATTCAAGCACCAAGTGGACGGCTGACAATCCTTCCAAGGGACAGTGCGGCGTGACGGCGCTTGTCGTTCAAGATCTAAAAGGAGGAGATATCTTAAAAACGCCGTGTAAAGCAGGATGGCATTTCTATAATCAGCTCGATGAACAACGCTGTGATTTTACACAAGAACAATTTCGTGAGCCTCTCCATTATGCAGACATTTTGTCCAGTCGGGAAGAAGCGTTTATGGATACGAATAAGGAGCAATATGAAGCTTTAAAGAAAAAAGTAATGACCTATTTCATACATAAAAATTCGCTTTAG
- a CDS encoding GNAT family N-acetyltransferase has protein sequence MIESHTIYLRPLTVSDAHDSLRLQNDNRGFFEQFSMIREHSFYTLESQVEKIQRHEENRKNDEEYYFGLFQKENNKLIGTISLFQVLRGSLQSAFIGYFLDQHHNGKGYATEAVKALVGYAFEELHLHRIEAGVMPRNLPSQRVLEKAGFHREGIARKNVNINGIWEDHQVLAILNPNDEIEEINEFLKF, from the coding sequence ATGATTGAAAGCCATACTATTTATTTACGCCCGTTAACTGTCAGCGATGCGCATGACAGCCTTCGGTTGCAAAATGACAATCGCGGCTTTTTTGAACAGTTTTCTATGATTCGAGAGCATTCTTTTTATACGTTAGAGAGCCAAGTAGAAAAAATTCAGCGTCACGAAGAGAATAGGAAAAACGATGAAGAATACTATTTTGGTCTTTTTCAAAAAGAGAATAATAAGTTGATTGGCACCATTAGTCTTTTTCAAGTGCTGCGCGGATCTTTACAAAGCGCGTTTATCGGCTATTTTCTAGATCAGCATCATAATGGAAAAGGGTACGCAACAGAAGCCGTAAAAGCACTTGTTGGCTATGCGTTTGAAGAGTTACATCTTCACCGCATTGAAGCCGGCGTCATGCCACGTAATTTGCCTTCTCAGCGCGTACTCGAAAAAGCAGGGTTTCATAGGGAAGGAATTGCTAGAAAAAATGTAAATATTAATGGCATATGGGAAGATCATCAAGTCTTGGCTATCCTTAACCCTAATGATGAAATAGAAGAAATAAACGAGTTCTTAAAATTTTGA
- a CDS encoding YjcZ family sporulation protein, whose translation MGFYGGCGYGGYGYGGGGFGSGFALIIVLFILLIIIGCACWGGFGGC comes from the coding sequence ATGGGCTTCTATGGTGGCTGTGGTTATGGCGGTTACGGTTACGGCGGCGGCGGGTTTGGCAGTGGCTTTGCTTTAATCATCGTATTATTCATTTTATTAATCATCATCGGCTGTGCTTGCTGGGGAGGATTTGGCGGTTGCTAA
- a CDS encoding DUF2628 domain-containing protein, producing the protein MEEQAVNKLVPFEEEHKVVRTNTSYYDLKWGKTANPAKNNTWNWAAFFLTSAWFAYRKMYKHFFILSLIEVIWFSLLCFVDIPEWSDAIVFGGASLITGLCANRWYYKHVKNVLARAEAQPEQRKEAYLQIKGGTHIGIAIGLSILALVITFGVGAGLSFLPTKTNIKDVVRYGDEAITLETYNDHPKWTYIKKEGRHHVVQFTGYDYTEKEHVRIVFNVYLDKQIYEWDKIYINGKKLNKKDAEDYEYWIEDSSAY; encoded by the coding sequence ATGGAAGAACAAGCAGTAAATAAACTCGTTCCTTTTGAAGAAGAGCATAAAGTAGTTCGAACGAATACGTCGTATTATGATTTAAAATGGGGAAAAACAGCCAATCCAGCTAAAAATAACACGTGGAACTGGGCAGCCTTTTTTCTGACAAGCGCTTGGTTTGCATACCGAAAAATGTATAAGCACTTTTTTATTTTATCGCTTATTGAAGTAATTTGGTTTTCCCTTTTGTGCTTTGTAGACATACCAGAGTGGTCCGATGCAATTGTGTTCGGCGGTGCTTCACTTATTACAGGGCTATGTGCCAACCGCTGGTATTATAAGCACGTTAAAAACGTGTTAGCTCGAGCCGAAGCTCAGCCGGAGCAGCGGAAAGAAGCTTATTTGCAAATAAAAGGCGGCACTCACATCGGAATTGCTATTGGTTTAAGTATCTTGGCGCTTGTGATTACTTTTGGAGTCGGAGCGGGATTATCATTTTTACCAACAAAAACGAATATTAAAGATGTAGTTCGCTACGGCGACGAAGCAATTACGCTTGAAACGTACAACGATCATCCAAAATGGACCTATATTAAAAAAGAAGGCCGTCATCACGTTGTACAATTTACCGGCTACGATTATACAGAAAAAGAGCATGTACGCATTGTGTTTAACGTTTATTTGGATAAACAAATTTACGAGTGGGACAAAATTTACATCAACGGCAAAAAGTTAAATAAAAAAGATGCGGAAGACTATGAATACTGGATTGAAGACAGTTCAGCATATTAA